One genomic window of Corticium candelabrum chromosome 21, ooCorCand1.1, whole genome shotgun sequence includes the following:
- the LOC134196555 gene encoding uncharacterized protein LOC134196555 isoform X4 — translation MSEAEVSRPLPNESLDSKLSECGGPEDEHIRGDDTVTSPTTKDEKQTVTEQIENSAAVALINDTEMAVHSKGVHTDVEEKMIVRESSLAEESTSKNVEQEACSCSNPSDETKHEEVEQEGSTNVNEEQKIRQEGSSSAKLERTSMTNASTAEKEDNSCDVDISDATVTAAIHAPERTFITDGIDCIEAEKQAIESVQADGIDFDLHDTRQTSHDVMTEKQTCSTAEKPEATTTHQQAVPTSSHCLETETTTRTAEDRHSQGRNMSRVDPTERRHKGPKSLPTLPQLEEYYGQLDKDQDANKDVRPVEKLTSTLTNVKNVLTFTRTELTKKESKEDILRNEIQMLNAKLMQSELEKSQQMKETEALRSVLDEHAKEKESLQIDLKSFKDKISEITSHKLHQKCINLHKSYWKSVFSVCLQ, via the exons ATGAGTGAGGCAGAGGTGTCTCGACCGCTGCCAAACGAATCCCTAGATTCGAAATTGAGTGAATGTGGAGGTCCTGAAGACGAGCACATAAGAGGTGATGATACGGTCACATCGCCTACAACAAAAGATG AAAAACAGACGGTAACGGAACAAATCGAAAACTCGGCCGCAGTGGCTCTCATCAACGATACAGAGATGGCCGTTCATTCGAAAGGTGTACATACTGACGTAGAAGAAAAGATGATTGTAAGAGAATCATCTCTAGCAG AAGAGTCAACATCTAAAAATGTCGAACAAGAAGCTTGCTCCTGCTCCAATCCTAGTGATGAGACAAAACACGAAGAAGTCGAGCAAGAGGGTAGCACTAATGTTAACGAAGAGCAAAAAATTAGACAAGAAGGCAGTTCTAGTGCTAAACTTGAAAGAACCTCAATGACAAATGCATCTACAGCAGAAAAGGAAGATAACTCATGCGACGTCGACATATCAGATGCGACTGTCACTGCAGCCATTCATGCACCAGAACGTACTTTCATCACAGACGGAATCGACTGCATCGAAGCAGAAAAACAAGCCATCGAATCCGTACAAGCTGATGGCATCGACTTTGATCTGCATGATACTAGACAGACATCACACGACGTCatgacagagaaacagacatgtaGTACCGCAGAAAAACCCgaagcaactacaacacaccAACAGGCTGTGCCAACATCATCTCACTGCCTAGAAACCGAGACTACGACGCGGACAGCAGAAGACAGGCACAGCCAAGGTCGAAATATGTCTAGGGTAGATCCGACAGAAAGAAGACACAAAGGACCCAAAAGTCTTCCTACTTTACCTCAACTTGAAGAGTATTACGGTCAACTAGACA AAGACCAGGACGCAAATAAAGATGTCCGTCCTGTTGAGAAGCTAACAAGTACACTGACAAATGTAAAAAACGTGTTGACATTCACCCGTACTGAgctgacaaagaaagaaagtaAAGAAGACATACTCCGCAATGAGATTCAAATGCTGAACGCAAAGCTAATGCAATCTGAGCTGGAAAAATCACAGCAG ATGAAGGAAACAGAAGCACTTCGTAGCGTACTCGATGAGCATGCCAAAGAGAAAGAAAGTCTACAAATTGACTTGAAATCATTTAAAGACAAG ATATCTGAGATTACAAGTCACAAATTACATCaaaaatgcatcaaccttcacaAGTCATACTGGaaatctgtgttttctgtgtgtctacaatgA
- the LOC134196555 gene encoding FK506-binding protein 15-like isoform X2: MSEAEVSRPLPNESLDSKLSECGGPEDEHIRGDDTVTSPTTKDEKQTVTEQIENSAAVALINDTEMAVHSKGVHTDVEEKMIVRESSLAESTSKNVEQEACSCSNPSDETKHEEVEQEGSTNVNEEQKIRQEGSSSAKLERTSMTNASTAEKEDNSCDVDISDATVTAAIHAPERTFITDGIDCIEAEKQAIESVQADGIDFDLHDTRQTSHDVMTEKQTCSTAEKPEATTTHQQAVPTSSHCLETETTTRTAEDRHSQGRNMSRVDPTERRHKGPKSLPTLPQLEEYYGQLDKDQDANKDVRPVEKLTSTLTNVKNVLTFTRTELTKKESKEDILRNEIQMLNAKLMQSELEKSQQMKETEALRSVLDEHAKEKESLQIDLKSFKDKLSQAETKCTSLQTFLCEAEEVLKRYYKEAMSSTNAIFKEEINKLTNQMAEIKLAQRRDSEKQDAVIQDLMKRIKNLKHANDGRTSAQKPPQQAKGSKTCTII, encoded by the exons ATGAGTGAGGCAGAGGTGTCTCGACCGCTGCCAAACGAATCCCTAGATTCGAAATTGAGTGAATGTGGAGGTCCTGAAGACGAGCACATAAGAGGTGATGATACGGTCACATCGCCTACAACAAAAGATG AAAAACAGACGGTAACGGAACAAATCGAAAACTCGGCCGCAGTGGCTCTCATCAACGATACAGAGATGGCCGTTCATTCGAAAGGTGTACATACTGACGTAGAAGAAAAGATGATTGTAAGAGAATCATCTCTAGCAG AGTCAACATCTAAAAATGTCGAACAAGAAGCTTGCTCCTGCTCCAATCCTAGTGATGAGACAAAACACGAAGAAGTCGAGCAAGAGGGTAGCACTAATGTTAACGAAGAGCAAAAAATTAGACAAGAAGGCAGTTCTAGTGCTAAACTTGAAAGAACCTCAATGACAAATGCATCTACAGCAGAAAAGGAAGATAACTCATGCGACGTCGACATATCAGATGCGACTGTCACTGCAGCCATTCATGCACCAGAACGTACTTTCATCACAGACGGAATCGACTGCATCGAAGCAGAAAAACAAGCCATCGAATCCGTACAAGCTGATGGCATCGACTTTGATCTGCATGATACTAGACAGACATCACACGACGTCatgacagagaaacagacatgtaGTACCGCAGAAAAACCCgaagcaactacaacacaccAACAGGCTGTGCCAACATCATCTCACTGCCTAGAAACCGAGACTACGACGCGGACAGCAGAAGACAGGCACAGCCAAGGTCGAAATATGTCTAGGGTAGATCCGACAGAAAGAAGACACAAAGGACCCAAAAGTCTTCCTACTTTACCTCAACTTGAAGAGTATTACGGTCAACTAGACA AAGACCAGGACGCAAATAAAGATGTCCGTCCTGTTGAGAAGCTAACAAGTACACTGACAAATGTAAAAAACGTGTTGACATTCACCCGTACTGAgctgacaaagaaagaaagtaAAGAAGACATACTCCGCAATGAGATTCAAATGCTGAACGCAAAGCTAATGCAATCTGAGCTGGAAAAATCACAGCAG ATGAAGGAAACAGAAGCACTTCGTAGCGTACTCGATGAGCATGCCAAAGAGAAAGAAAGTCTACAAATTGACTTGAAATCATTTAAAGACAAG CTATCTCAAGCTGAAACGAAATGTACTAGTCTGCAGACATTTCTTTGTGAAGCGGAAGAAGTCCTGAAGCGCTACTATAAAGAAGCAATGAGCAGCACTAATGCTATCTTCAAAGAGGAAATCAACAAATTAACCAATCAGATGGCAGAAATCAAATTGGCACAACGCAGAGATTCCGAAAAACAGGATGCCGTTATTCAAGATCTAATGAAAAGAATCAAAAACTTGAAGCATGCAAATGATGGTAGAACTTCTGCTCAAAAGCCACCACAGCAAGCGAAAGGCAGCAAGACTTGCACCATCATCTGA
- the LOC134196555 gene encoding FK506-binding protein 15-like isoform X1, whose protein sequence is MSEAEVSRPLPNESLDSKLSECGGPEDEHIRGDDTVTSPTTKDEKQTVTEQIENSAAVALINDTEMAVHSKGVHTDVEEKMIVRESSLAEESTSKNVEQEACSCSNPSDETKHEEVEQEGSTNVNEEQKIRQEGSSSAKLERTSMTNASTAEKEDNSCDVDISDATVTAAIHAPERTFITDGIDCIEAEKQAIESVQADGIDFDLHDTRQTSHDVMTEKQTCSTAEKPEATTTHQQAVPTSSHCLETETTTRTAEDRHSQGRNMSRVDPTERRHKGPKSLPTLPQLEEYYGQLDKDQDANKDVRPVEKLTSTLTNVKNVLTFTRTELTKKESKEDILRNEIQMLNAKLMQSELEKSQQMKETEALRSVLDEHAKEKESLQIDLKSFKDKLSQAETKCTSLQTFLCEAEEVLKRYYKEAMSSTNAIFKEEINKLTNQMAEIKLAQRRDSEKQDAVIQDLMKRIKNLKHANDGRTSAQKPPQQAKGSKTCTII, encoded by the exons ATGAGTGAGGCAGAGGTGTCTCGACCGCTGCCAAACGAATCCCTAGATTCGAAATTGAGTGAATGTGGAGGTCCTGAAGACGAGCACATAAGAGGTGATGATACGGTCACATCGCCTACAACAAAAGATG AAAAACAGACGGTAACGGAACAAATCGAAAACTCGGCCGCAGTGGCTCTCATCAACGATACAGAGATGGCCGTTCATTCGAAAGGTGTACATACTGACGTAGAAGAAAAGATGATTGTAAGAGAATCATCTCTAGCAG AAGAGTCAACATCTAAAAATGTCGAACAAGAAGCTTGCTCCTGCTCCAATCCTAGTGATGAGACAAAACACGAAGAAGTCGAGCAAGAGGGTAGCACTAATGTTAACGAAGAGCAAAAAATTAGACAAGAAGGCAGTTCTAGTGCTAAACTTGAAAGAACCTCAATGACAAATGCATCTACAGCAGAAAAGGAAGATAACTCATGCGACGTCGACATATCAGATGCGACTGTCACTGCAGCCATTCATGCACCAGAACGTACTTTCATCACAGACGGAATCGACTGCATCGAAGCAGAAAAACAAGCCATCGAATCCGTACAAGCTGATGGCATCGACTTTGATCTGCATGATACTAGACAGACATCACACGACGTCatgacagagaaacagacatgtaGTACCGCAGAAAAACCCgaagcaactacaacacaccAACAGGCTGTGCCAACATCATCTCACTGCCTAGAAACCGAGACTACGACGCGGACAGCAGAAGACAGGCACAGCCAAGGTCGAAATATGTCTAGGGTAGATCCGACAGAAAGAAGACACAAAGGACCCAAAAGTCTTCCTACTTTACCTCAACTTGAAGAGTATTACGGTCAACTAGACA AAGACCAGGACGCAAATAAAGATGTCCGTCCTGTTGAGAAGCTAACAAGTACACTGACAAATGTAAAAAACGTGTTGACATTCACCCGTACTGAgctgacaaagaaagaaagtaAAGAAGACATACTCCGCAATGAGATTCAAATGCTGAACGCAAAGCTAATGCAATCTGAGCTGGAAAAATCACAGCAG ATGAAGGAAACAGAAGCACTTCGTAGCGTACTCGATGAGCATGCCAAAGAGAAAGAAAGTCTACAAATTGACTTGAAATCATTTAAAGACAAG CTATCTCAAGCTGAAACGAAATGTACTAGTCTGCAGACATTTCTTTGTGAAGCGGAAGAAGTCCTGAAGCGCTACTATAAAGAAGCAATGAGCAGCACTAATGCTATCTTCAAAGAGGAAATCAACAAATTAACCAATCAGATGGCAGAAATCAAATTGGCACAACGCAGAGATTCCGAAAAACAGGATGCCGTTATTCAAGATCTAATGAAAAGAATCAAAAACTTGAAGCATGCAAATGATGGTAGAACTTCTGCTCAAAAGCCACCACAGCAAGCGAAAGGCAGCAAGACTTGCACCATCATCTGA
- the LOC134196555 gene encoding FK506-binding protein 15-like isoform X3, translated as MSEAEVSRPLPNESLDSKLSECGGPEDEHIRGDDTVTSPTTKDEKQTVTEQIENSAAVALINDTEMAVHSKGVHTDVEEKMIVRESSLAEESTSKNVEQEACSCSNPSDETKHEEVEQEGSTNVNEEQKIRQEGSSSAKLERTSMTNASTAEKEDNSCDVDISDATVTAAIHAPERTFITDGIDCIEAEKQAIESVQADGIDFDLHDTRQTSHDVMTEKQTCSTAEKPEATTTHQQAVPTSSHCLETETTTRTAEDRHSQGRNMSRVDPTERRHKGPKSLPTLPQLEEYYGQLDNQDANKDVRPVEKLTSTLTNVKNVLTFTRTELTKKESKEDILRNEIQMLNAKLMQSELEKSQQMKETEALRSVLDEHAKEKESLQIDLKSFKDKLSQAETKCTSLQTFLCEAEEVLKRYYKEAMSSTNAIFKEEINKLTNQMAEIKLAQRRDSEKQDAVIQDLMKRIKNLKHANDGRTSAQKPPQQAKGSKTCTII; from the exons ATGAGTGAGGCAGAGGTGTCTCGACCGCTGCCAAACGAATCCCTAGATTCGAAATTGAGTGAATGTGGAGGTCCTGAAGACGAGCACATAAGAGGTGATGATACGGTCACATCGCCTACAACAAAAGATG AAAAACAGACGGTAACGGAACAAATCGAAAACTCGGCCGCAGTGGCTCTCATCAACGATACAGAGATGGCCGTTCATTCGAAAGGTGTACATACTGACGTAGAAGAAAAGATGATTGTAAGAGAATCATCTCTAGCAG AAGAGTCAACATCTAAAAATGTCGAACAAGAAGCTTGCTCCTGCTCCAATCCTAGTGATGAGACAAAACACGAAGAAGTCGAGCAAGAGGGTAGCACTAATGTTAACGAAGAGCAAAAAATTAGACAAGAAGGCAGTTCTAGTGCTAAACTTGAAAGAACCTCAATGACAAATGCATCTACAGCAGAAAAGGAAGATAACTCATGCGACGTCGACATATCAGATGCGACTGTCACTGCAGCCATTCATGCACCAGAACGTACTTTCATCACAGACGGAATCGACTGCATCGAAGCAGAAAAACAAGCCATCGAATCCGTACAAGCTGATGGCATCGACTTTGATCTGCATGATACTAGACAGACATCACACGACGTCatgacagagaaacagacatgtaGTACCGCAGAAAAACCCgaagcaactacaacacaccAACAGGCTGTGCCAACATCATCTCACTGCCTAGAAACCGAGACTACGACGCGGACAGCAGAAGACAGGCACAGCCAAGGTCGAAATATGTCTAGGGTAGATCCGACAGAAAGAAGACACAAAGGACCCAAAAGTCTTCCTACTTTACCTCAACTTGAAGAGTATTACGGTCAACTAGACA ACCAGGACGCAAATAAAGATGTCCGTCCTGTTGAGAAGCTAACAAGTACACTGACAAATGTAAAAAACGTGTTGACATTCACCCGTACTGAgctgacaaagaaagaaagtaAAGAAGACATACTCCGCAATGAGATTCAAATGCTGAACGCAAAGCTAATGCAATCTGAGCTGGAAAAATCACAGCAG ATGAAGGAAACAGAAGCACTTCGTAGCGTACTCGATGAGCATGCCAAAGAGAAAGAAAGTCTACAAATTGACTTGAAATCATTTAAAGACAAG CTATCTCAAGCTGAAACGAAATGTACTAGTCTGCAGACATTTCTTTGTGAAGCGGAAGAAGTCCTGAAGCGCTACTATAAAGAAGCAATGAGCAGCACTAATGCTATCTTCAAAGAGGAAATCAACAAATTAACCAATCAGATGGCAGAAATCAAATTGGCACAACGCAGAGATTCCGAAAAACAGGATGCCGTTATTCAAGATCTAATGAAAAGAATCAAAAACTTGAAGCATGCAAATGATGGTAGAACTTCTGCTCAAAAGCCACCACAGCAAGCGAAAGGCAGCAAGACTTGCACCATCATCTGA